From a region of the Hemibagrus wyckioides isolate EC202008001 linkage group LG06, SWU_Hwy_1.0, whole genome shotgun sequence genome:
- the gtpbp8 gene encoding GTP-binding protein 8 — protein MSLRILLHVHSCVRLVSTRHAHELASLRQVSLLPENKRLGLLYPFSSLEAHLSRQIDKTPFHLFQPELGALQCAERLFTPSPKHQILYSSSAVHIDHMPDLTQPEVCFIGRSNVGKSSLIRALFALAPEVEVRVSKTPGHTKKLNFFTVGKAFTLVDMPGYGYKAPEDFVDMVEPYLQERKNLMRTFLLVDGGVGLQKFDLVAVEMCEEFGIPYVMVVTKIDKSRKGALLSFLLQLRDFIKDKTSTCFPQPFLVSSVQYSGIHVLRCFIAHVTRNLQLSSKLT, from the exons ATGAGTTTGCGGATCCTGCTGCACGTGCACAGCTGTGTCCGGCTTGTGTCCACGCGTCACGCGCACGAGCTCGCATCCCTGCGCCAGGTCTCTCTGCTGCCGGAGAACAAGCGCCTGGGTCTCCTGTATCCGTTCAGCAGTCTGGAGGCACACCTGTCACGACAAATAGACAAGACACCATTTCACCTTTTCCAACCCGAACTGGGAGCCCTCCAGTGTGcggagagactcttcactccatCTCCCAAACACCAGATACTCTACTCTTCATCAGCTGTGCACATAGACCACATGCCTGACCTCACACAGCCTGAG GTGTGTTTCATAGGCAGGAGCAACGTTGGCAAGTCGTCTCTCATCCGAGCCCTGTTCGCTCTCGCGCCAGAGGTCGAAGTACGGGTTTCCAAAACACCA GGACACACAAAAAAGCTGAATTTCTTTACAGTGGGGAAAGCGTTCACTCTGGTCGACATGCCTGGTTATGGATACAAAGCCCCAGAAGACTTTGTGGACATGGTTGAGCCTTACcttcaagaaagaaaaaa tctTATGAGGACCTTCTTGTTGGTGGATGGAGGTGTAGGACTGCAAAAGTTTGATTTGGTTGCTGTGGAGATGTGTGAAGAGTTTGGCATTCCCTATGTG ATGGTGGTGACTAAGATAGACAAAAGCCGTAAGGGGGCTTTGCTGTCCTTCCTCCTGCAGCTCCGCGATTTTATAAAGGATAAAACAAGCACGTGTTTTCCCCAGCCCTTTCTTGTGAG TTCAGTGCAATACTCAGGAATCCACGTCTTGAGATGCTTCATAGCACATGTGACCCGAAATCTCCAGCTGAGCTCCAAACTCACCTGA
- the spryd7b gene encoding SPRY domain-containing protein 7b, giving the protein MAAMFTSCLCCCSGDGGSDHKPLNEMPTVQLDTHHMGADVVVVKRGRRVCGRGACLGSAPLHQNESYFEFKVQSTAYQCVLLTFAQKGLVLRHDGSVYHNNEEKNCLPANNVLRCAILPHSYNVVRMWQYCSSKFILFRGKCGLKCFFPKQSCLHVFQGLTYDHVELNLYLNGKNMQCPASGIRGTVFPVVYVDDSAIIDCQFSDFYYTPPQGCEKILFEQQIF; this is encoded by the exons ATGGCCGCAATGTTTACGTCCTGTCTGTGCTGctgtagtggtgatggtggatcCGATCATAAACCTCTTAATGAAATGCCCACCGTTCAGCTCGACACGCACCACATGG gcGCGGACGTTGTAGTGGTGAAGAGAGGGAGGCGGGTCTGTGGGCGTGGAGCATGCCTCGGCTCCGCCCCTCTTCACCAGAACGAGAGCTACTTCGAGTTCAAGGTCCAGTCCACGG CTTATCAGTGTGTCTTGCTTACTTTTGCCCAGAAAGG TTTGGTGCTCAGGCACGATGGATCTGTCTATCACAACAACGAAGAGAAGAACTGCCTGCCAGCTAACAATGTGCTAAGATGTGCAATATTGCCACATTCTTACAATGTGGTAAGAATGTGGCAATATTGCAGCAGCAAATTTATTCTGTTTAGGGGAAAATGTGGACTGAAGTGTTTCTTTCCAAAACA GTCATGTTTGCATGTCTTTCAGGGATTAACCTATGACCATGTGGaactgaacctgtatctgaatGGGAAGAATATGCAGTGTCCAGCCTCAGGCATTCGAGGGACTGTGTTCCCGGTTGTTTAcg TGGATGACAGTGCTATCATAGACTGTCAGTTCAGCGACTTCTACTACACTCCTCCTCAAGGCTGTGAGAAGATCCTGTTTGAACAGCAGATCTTTTGA
- the trim13 gene encoding tripartite motif-containing 13 — translation MDLLEEDLTCPICCCLFEDPRVLPCSHSFCRKCLEGILDDNRSPVWRPPFKCPTCRKETPHNGISSLQVNYSLRSIVEKYNKIRANPRMSQCRAHSGQPLNIFCAIDLKLICGFCATTGEHKGHKFCALEEAYEREKVAFEDLFRAVESWKGAEVLSCLEALEAAKKKALQMASRDVDRVAEYFDKLLRALEHKRSEILSDFESLKLAVMQTFDPEINQLRSALEEQQRALRLAESFRSLSDPLTFLQCMQDFREKVRAIRETPLPARTDVDVGALVPSFDVHEWDRVRLGDVDALRAPHEGGALRSPMARIGPPRFFRSLWSCAVLVCACLCLPNFLPSDCFGASLSGKAASALAAVSVPAPAEMLRWITLCWHEVTGVCALLTELCRNCVTELIDTTSEFIS, via the coding sequence ATGGATCTGCTGGAGGAGGACCTGACATGCCCGATATGCTGCTGTCTTTTCGAGGACCCACGTGTGCTGCCGTGTTCACACAGTTTCTGCAGGAAGTGTTTGGAGGGCATCCTGGATGATAACCGAAGTCCGGTGTGGAGACCTCCGTTCAAATGCCCGACGTGCCGAAAGGAGACCCCGCACAACGGCATCTCGAGCCTGCAAGTTAATTATTCCCTGCGCAGCATCGTGGAGAAGTACAACAAGATCCGTGCGAACCCAAGAATGTCTCAGTGTCGCGCTCACAGCGGGCAGCCTTTAAACATCTTCTGCGCCATTGACCTGAAGCTCATCTGCGGCTTTTGCGCCACTACAGGAGAACACAAAGGGCACAAGTTCTGCGCGCTGGAGGAGGCGTACGAGCGAGAAAAGGTCGCCTTCGAGGACTTGTTTCGTGCCGTAGAGAGCTGGAAAGGCGCTGAGGTGCTCTCCTGTCTGGAAGCGCTCGAGGCGGCGAAGAAAAAAGCGCTGCAGATGGCCTCGAGAGATGTGGACCGGGTCGCGGAGTATTTCGACAAGCTACTCCGCGCGCTCGAACACAAGCGCAGCGAGATCCTCTCGGACTTCGAAAGCCTAAAGCTGGCGGTCATGCAAACCTTCGACCCGGAGATCAACCAGCTCCGCTCGGCGCTTGAGGAACAGCAGCGCGCGCTGCGCCTTGCCGAGTCATTTCGCTCCCTTTCCGACCCGCTTACCTTCTTGCAGTGCATGCAGGACTTCCGCGAGAAGGTGCGCGCCATTCGTGAGACGCCGCTTCCCGCGCGCACGGACGTGGACGTTGGTGCGCTCGTGCCAAGCTTCGACGTGCACGAGTGGGACCGTGTGCGTCTGGGAGACGTGGACGCGCTGCGCGCTCCGCACGAGGGTGGCGCTCTCCGGTCGCCGATGGCTCGCATTGGCCCGCCGCGTTTCTTCCGGAGCCTGTGGAGTTGCGCCGTTCTGGTGTGCGCGTGCCTGTGCCTGCCCAACTTTCTGCCCTCGGACTGTTTCGGCGCGAGTCTCTCCGGTAAAGCGGCGTCCGCTCTTGCCGCCGTCTCCGTGCCCGCGCCTGCAGAAATGCTGCGGTGGATCACGCTCTGCTGGCACGAGGTGACGGGAGTGTGCGCGCTCCTTACTGAGCTCTGCAGGAACTGCGTTACTGAGCTCATCGACACCACGTCAGAGTTTATCAGCTGA